tttcagTGTGTTTATAACTGCTCTTGAAAGCTGAGGTAGCGATGAAGGTATTGGTTATTGCTGCagattttaaatcattttaattcaaTTCAGTTGGCTCTTTGAGTTGTCAGTTTGGAAGGTTAGATTTTATAAAGCTTTTTCTCTCACATGTTATCCCCTAAAATGTAATCTTTTTGTTGGTGCataaattatttaattaaatgaCAGTACTTTTATTCTAATCGAATCTCAACGCCGTTTGCCTGCAACAGTTCTGATGGGCACATAAATGCAACACAAAGATAACGAAAGAGCATTAGCAGGTCACTATTCTTATTTTCGCATTTATTCTAAGAAATTTTTAAACTACGTCGATGACCATTTTAAACtcatattttttatatatatttaactttGGTTTGGCTTAGCAACATTATAAATAAGTTAAAATAATATAATTTGTCTGTAATTCATAATTCTGTCTTAttatcagattttttttctccaaactattttatctatctatctatctatctatctatctatctatctatctatctatctatctatctatctatctatctatctatctatctatctaactGATTGGCGCCACCTAGAGGTGTAACTCTGGTATAACGCCACGGTCTTTAACCCGGAAGTACAATTGTTTCCTCTTAGCCACACGTGTGACAGTAGGTAAACAGAAATTGTTGTACGGGCGACTTCTATAAGTATATAACGTGTATTTATGACGTTTGTTCTGACATTTTAATATAGCTGGATATTTTACTACTCTGATAATGATTTGTTGCGAAATTATCATTCTCCGATACATAACTTTGTAAATTTGGGCTTTTCGTTCTCAACAGGCTTGTTAAGATTGACTTGTGGGTATAGTTTACACATGGATACATCGTGTCATTGTACTCAGCTTTGCTTTTTTATATAGCTTTGTAATATATTAATCTTGTGTCTcaattgtgtgttttccttgtgGTATGACAGACTGTTTCGTCAAATCTACCATGGGGAAATCTAAACAAACGGGTAACCACAACAATGGCAGAAAGAAGAACATTGCTAAAACTTGGAAAACGAAGCGCAGAACCAAAGACCTGGATCAGATCCACTCCGATATGAAGCCAGACATTGCAGCAAAGCTGCTACATCAAGAAGTGGACTATGACGTCACAGGCTGCGCACAGCATTACTGTTTACACTGCGCgtaggttttatttttaaatagaagGTTTTGGGCTCCTTCATTAATGTCTTGCAAAATAAATCCTGCTTTTGAATGTCCACTTAACCTGTGAACAACTCATATCTTGCAGGCGATATTTTGTGGACATGAAATCGTTAAAAGATCACTTCAAAAGTAAAGTGCACAAGAAAAGGTAATACAATATATGTATGCCACCGATAACTAAGACTATGacattattattaaatatttttctCTGTAGGTTGAAACAGCTCAGGGAGGAGCCCTATActcaggaggaagcagagagagctgcaggtATGGGGTCATACATCCCTCCAAAGACAGTGGAAGTGAAGACACAGTCTGTGGAAGAGGACATGGAGTAGCTGCTTATATCTGTGCTGGACTGATAAACAAAATCTCAACCTAGCTGTAAACCTAACTTGGAAGCATTACCATTGAACTTGGTAATGTATAGTGCAACTTATAAATGGTCCATGTAAATATTGCATGTATGGTATATCAAAATGTGGAATGCCAATAAATTTTAACATTGACATACaaagaattcctttttttttggacagTATCAGATATATGTGCCACATTTCActctgaaattggtgaaattatTGTTTAAATCTGTAATTAAATATGTAAATTTGTAGTTTAAATATGTAATTGATGTTtcactggggggaaaaaaatcctggAAGAACAATGCTAACACCATCCCATTACATAACAAGCAGCTCACCGGCGTCTGACTCACCAACCTATTGTGACTTACACCCGTACGAACATCATCAAAATTTATTTGAGTCCATTATCATCTCCAAAGACATTTCACTAAAGTTTGTTCAAAACTTTTAGAAttattttaacaggaaaacaaatgCCTGTTATCACCTTGGCAAAAGTAATCATTGCTGAATCAAAAATAAGGAAACTTCTGGTTGTTTCTCATCTTGCCTcatcttaactgctttatcccttttggggtcatggggaagGTAAACAATGGGCGAAGGCTGGGTCCATCCCTGGATGAGTTCATTGCAAGGCCCTATATTAGCTTTTGTGGGCCCTTTAttagcatttgtgggtttggtaccttgctcaaaggtacctcagcagtgctctgaagtcattctggcaccttcccctaataccagaacaccttccatgttttgtctgtactGGGGCTCGCACTAACATCCCTTTGCTTCTCAGCCCACGAGACTGAGCTACCAACACCCCTACTTCCGGTTATTGTTTCAAAATAAACGAATTAGTGTCCTCGAACCGCAACTCTTGACACGTTTAAGCCAAATTTGCTATAGTGTATACAGTATAGtgtttatatatgtatattattGTTGCATTAAATAAgtaccaataaataaataaataccaatttacttttactttgaaaTTGCAACCATATCCGTTTAGCTCTTGGTGTCGTTTGTTCTTTGACGTATCTGAACCGCAGCCAATGGTTCGACATTGGTAGGGGGTGAAATCTGTGCAGCTAAAGCTAAGGTTCCATAGCGTCACCACGGAATGCAACAGCTGGGGAAGACACAACACACTCGGATAAATCATTTGCTGGAAAATTCACAATCCGAAGGACACCTTTCTGACCGTCATTTCATGACAATGCCGTCATCACAGTAGCCGCCGCTGAGATCCAGGATGGCCGCAGACGTGGATAAAAACACCCCCGAAAATGGGAGCAAAACCCCGCCGCATGCTGGGAATGCGAACCCGGGCTCTAGATCGTGGATCTGCAAGGGGCTGTGGACTCTCATTCTTGTGACTGCCGTTCCACTTTTTGCCTTCGGGGTCAAGTATTATCAAGATGCCCACCTCTTGAAACGTCACGTAAGCCACACATCTGAAACGCAGTTGTTTAATGTTGTATTTGTTGAGCATATCGAGTAAAAGTCTTGTAAAATTCTtgcaaaacaaatgtgttttatacTGTAAAACAAGGTGCATTGCATATGTATGTTAATGAGGTTCGGCAGTCTGATTAATGGTGGAGGGAGTTTTCCCACATCTGCAGTTTTTGCACCCCTGTTTCTTTTTATGAGTGGGGCGGGACTGTGCCACAGCTGGTTAAACTCAACTTGCTTTAATCCAAGCTTTTATTTGACTAGAGAGGGTCTGAAGTTTAGAAACTCCCACCCACCCTTCCCTCCATTGTGTAAGGTCTTGCAGACACGCATCTGTCTGGAAAGGTCTTATTGAACATGTGCAAGGAATCTGTGGCCTCTGGGCTGATCTCTATCCAGCCAGCTAATGCTAAATGAGTGCTCGGACTCACATGGACACAGGACAGAAAAGCACATTTGTACATTATTTCAAGAGATCCAGGTCACTGTCCCAGATTTCAGGCTGTATTGAAAACCCATGATGCTTGTGTAAATGAGGACAAACGTGTATGTTCTTCCAATAGGAACAGAGCATTCGAACGCTGGGCGCAGAgggacattttcttttctcttccttaGACATTGACCATGACCTTTATCTCAGCGCAGAGGAGTTTAAACCTATAGCTGAGAAACTGACAGGTATGCCGCTTCTCCTGTTATTGCCCTTTTGAATCTCACCTACAAGCCTGAGAGGATTTTTCCTTTTGGCCTTCTGAAGGAATCCTACCCCCCGTAGAGTttgaggaggaagagacagaTGAACTCAATGGAGAGACATTTACAGTGGAAGCCATGATGCAGCCTCTCATCCTAGACTCCATGACAAAAAGCAGGGATGGATTTCTTGGGGTATGAtgatttcttattttcttttggtGCTGATTAACACATTGGAGAGCCAAACTTTTTAAAAGTAGTGGCACAATGGCTTGGTTTTTGGGTGGTAACTGGAGTTTAtccttcctctgcaggtgtcccacaGCTCTCTGAGCGGCCTGCGCTCCTGGAAGAGCCCAGCAGTGCCTTCTGCTTCCTTCTCCGCCAGACAATTCAGGGTTTTCTTACCTCCAAAGAATAAGCTGGAGGTAGGAAACACGTGGTGGCTTATTCCCAGCGAGCTCAACATCTTCACCGGCTACCTGCCCAACAATCGTTACCATCCTCCCTCGCCGAAAGGCAAAGAGGTATTTGTAAAGAGCACTCATGGGTCCCTGACTGGAGTGTGTTTATTAACGGGTGTTGCTGCCCCATTACAGGTTCTCATTCACTCCTTGTTGAGCATGTTCCACCCTCGGCCCTTCATCAAGTCTCGCTTTGCCCCTCAGGGCACCGTCGCCTGCATCCGTGCCAGCAATGATTTTTATTATGACATCGTGTTCAGGTGAGGAGCCCCCTGGCAGGCAGCATCAACACAATGAATATATTTATGTCCCACTGACGCTAAACGTGTGCATATTTTCAAGCTGAAGGAAATTCAGTGGCGACCAGGAAGAACATGAGCCATTATAAGTTGGCGGAAGTGTTGAAAAGTGCATGTAAATAAGCTGATGACACATTAAAATCAGGGGGCAAGTTCATTTACTCATTGATGCAattttcctcctgcagaatTCATGCGGAATTCCAGCTCAACGAAGTTCCAAACTTCCCTTTCTGGTTCACCCCTGGGCAATTCACTGGCAACATTGTTCTGTCCAAAGACGCGTCCCACGTCCGACAATTCCGCCTCTATGTCCCCAACAACAGGTGAGTCTGTGGCATGAGATTGCTGCTGTAAGTGTCTTTGTCAGTGACTTCATTGTGATCTGTCCCGTTCCCAGGTCGCTAAATGTGGACATGGAGTGGTTGTACGGTGCCAGTGAGAGCAGCAACATGGAGGTTGATATTGGATATCTGCCACAGGTACAGCTGCAGGGACGGGTGTCTCTGTTACAGCAATGATGTTTCACCTCAGGGAAGGGAGTTTCCTGACGTAGGAAGCGTATGTGtccacagctggagctgctgtcattGGGCCCGTCCACACCCACTGTTATCACAGATGAGGAGGGTAATGTCATCGACAGCAAGGAcagcggcgaaccgatccagtttGTCTTCGAGGACATCCACTGGACATCGGAGATCAGTCATCAGGAAGCTGCTCAACATCTGGATGTTACCTTCTACCCATTCAAGAAGGTAAACACCCATTGTTTATTCAGCACACAGCAGAGTTTAACCCAGGAGATCACTTTTTCGGCCGCTCTTTTCCAGGTGTCCTACCTGCCATTCTCAGAGGCCTTTGAGCGAGCTGAAGCAGAAAATAAACTGGTGCATTCCATTCTGCTCTGGGGAGCATTAGATGACCAGTCCTGCTGAGGTGAGAAAACTTATGCAAAACCTTTACAGAGACTCCAGTTACAGCACTAATATCTATCTGCCCTCTGTAGGTTCGGGGCGAACTCTCCGGGAGACAGTCCTGGAAAGTTCGCCCGTCCTGGCCCTGCTCAACGAGAGCTTCGTAAGCAGCTGGTCTCTGGTCAAAGAGCTGGAGAGCATGCAGGTAAAAATCCCGTGACCCAGTTCTCTGTACTTTGTTTAGATGTAGAGTTTTTCACAACCTATTTGTCGTCAGTGTATTcagagttttttttcctctcaggcTGACGAGCAGAACCATGTGTTGAGTGAAAAGGCCCGATTACACCTGGAGAAGTACAGCTTCCCTGTGGAGATGATGGTGGCGCTGCCTAATGGAACTATAGTAAATATTTTACCTCTTGTGCAAGTAAAAAGTTGTTATAACATTTATAGATGGTCAGAGATTTTGAAAGCCTGTTTGTTGGTGCTTGTGCTAGGCTAATATTAGATTAGTAGTACTAGTTCCgatctttttttttagagcaAATTCTTTGATTCTGCTCAGTTCTACTTTGAACACTTCATACAGCTTCAGGGCATATAAATCAAATTATGCATGTACATTTACAATCTGTGATTGGTTCTAGGTCCACCACATCAATGCCAACTTCTTCCTGGATCAGACagccatgaaaccagaggaggatGGCACGCCCTTCAGCTTCTCGGGCGGGTTCGAGGACCCTTCCACTTCCACTTACATCAGCTTTCTAAAAGAGGGACTAGAGAGAGCCCGGGCGTACATGCCACAGTAATGTTCATGCAGAGGAAATGATTAGTAATTCCTCGGGGACCCTTAATAAGGAAAAAACCCTCCAGTGCTTTTTCAGCTcctgaaaaaaacattttggccTTCTCTCATCTTTGTTACTATTTATTGTGGTATCTCTTTTGGTTAgtgtttgggggtttttttacaggaaaactGTGGCCTCCTAAAGCTATTGTTACTGACAGTGTGGTATATTTTAAGATGCTGTGGTTTTTACAGTGAGCAGCAGCATAAATCAACCAGTCTGTAGCTGCAGACAAATGGATGCAAATCCATCATAACACTCAGAAACACATAATCCTCTCCTCTATTCTGGGGTGCAATATTCAAATGAGGAGCGAGTTTTAACACTGCTGAGCGTACCCAGAGAGGGAATGTGGGCGGGTGATGCCTTTTCAGTCATGCTTGAGCAGTTTGTGAAGATGTTGTCTTAAAGCTCTCTGTGCTGGGCAGCgtctgatgtttctgctgaaGCCTGCTGCAGGAGAAATCCTCCTCCACCTCGGGGCACTAAAGCAGGGCAGACTCAATACAACTGTGGTACTTTAAAACTAAAGCTTTGTTTGCTGTTTGAATGAGTATTAAGGAtttgactgatttttttttaagccaAAGACTTACTACTacgtaaaataaagaaatctttTCCAGATGACAGTGTTGTTCTTTTACACttgtgactttaaaaaaaaagtcacaatcTCTGGTGAACCGCTTGCCTCATTTCAGATTTAGCAAACATGTAAATTGTAATTTACTAAATGAGTAAAGGTAAAAATGTGTTCTTTTACAAAAGAATCCTCGCTCATATGTTATTCATTGACCAAACACAGACAGTCCAAACGAAATTTGAAATGCAGCCTTTTATTGACTTGTGGTCTTTTCAGGGGTCAACCAATCAGTCACTTGCATTGTATTTCAGGTTTTAATTGGACAGTGCATGTGCAGAACGTGCATGTGCAGATTTAAATAGAGAAATCGACTCAAATGAGCGGTCATGCATTACTTCAGATCACAGGCACACATATAAAGTTACTTATTCACATTAAGAGCAAAGTGCAGTGTCTAGGACGTGTAACCTTTTCCATTTAAAGACAAGGGCTCGGTCCAGGTTCGTGAAAGTTCAGCTTTAGCAGTCTGGCAGCCAAACCCACACGAATGAGCACACCGTGAAACCTTCCACTGTCTAAGTTCCTCCACGCCGGGAGGCTGCTGAGATCAGCTTTGTTCGCTTCATTTCAGCCAGTAAAATCCACTGAACACCGATACACCCAGCACTTGAGGGGATGAAGCGGCGAATTAACAGATGTATGTGTTAATGATCAGGGACAGAGTTGATCGGTGGTGAGGGTGCAGGTGGAGGCGACCACGAGTGTGTCTTCAGCTGAACGTCCAGGCCTCCAGATCCATGATTCGAAAGTCATCGGTTTCTGAGAGGCAACAGTTGTTGAAGGTGAAGCAGGGGCTGCTGCGGCCGAGATACAGATTCTCATCCACCCACAGACCAAAGTGACCACTGATGAAAGAAAGTACAGTCTTATTGGTCCACACCTCCACATTTTGGACTATAATGTAAAACCCCAATAACAACCTTTGTATAATGATCAGAAAAATTGTCAAATTCTGAGCTTAAAGTTAAAGAGAGAATGCTGGAAAAGGGGCCATTACCTGCCTCCACCAATAGCAAAAGAGTCCAGGTCTCCTTTAACAAAAAATGAATTCTCTCCAGTCCACCTGAAGCACTGTTGCCAAAACAAAAAGACACCTTTAAATTTCAACTCCTATTTAACTACAGTAGCACTTCATGGAGGACGTGGGTCGGGTGGCGCACCTTGTAGCGAGGATGCAGCATGAAGAGGAAGGTTTCTCCTGTGCCATAGAACGTCTCACTGGGCCTTAGGGGGTGGGAAAGGAAGGCCCCGAATATCTTACATAAAAGAGAAATGGCACCAAAACactgttaataataataatgggagTAAAAAATGgttattaaatgtaaaatactGTCCAGAGGCATCTTTATATATGTTATCGGCCTCATTTTTAAGCAATAGTATTACTTTCATAACATTCAATCTACCTCATCAAGAGCATCCTTAATGACAATTAGCACAGGAGAGTCTGATGCACTGAGCTTCCTGTACAGGGTCTTCAGGCTGGCACCATGGCGGGATGTACTGTAGGCCAGGTTCCAGGTGTGGCCGATTGTCCTGGGGGGAAGCTCCTTTGATAACtgagaaaaatgaacaaaactgagaaaaaataaaaaccttggTGTCCTTGTACCTTTCCCCACTACCAGAGCACCTTCCAAATTTTGACTGCACCCAGGGCTTTGATCAAGAGCCCTCTGCTTCCCAGCCGGGTCCCCTAGTGATAGATCTATCACCACCCCACCGAGCTACCACTACCTCACTAAGCTACCACTAGCCGTGTTTGAAAGATTTGAAAACAAATTGATGCTAGTTCATACAGCAACAtttgttaaatatttacatgTCCCTAACTTCGGATGAGCTGACTGAACCAACATCAAAATAGGACTTGTTAACATATTCGTGTAGGTTGTCATTCATCCAGAtcaagttttttttcccattgaAGTCAACCAGAGAGTCCACTGGACTGTTTAAAGAAACTGAAGGACATCTCGAGTCTCAAAAGAAATTCTTCCAGCATGTTTTCCATCATCGCAGACTCAACAAAAGAGTTGGTTTCTGTGCATCACTCACCTCTCTGATATGCGAAGCTTCTAAAATGTCACTGCTCTCTACGATATTACTGAGACCTTCAGGGTCCCTGTCTTGGACCAGGCTTAGTTTGTCCCTGCTGTCTTCCATCAACACCATCTGCGCAAGGAATTATTAAATATTATCAAATCTTTTCAAGTAAACAGAGAAGGTGCATCTATGGAACGTTTGTTCTTGTTTACTGCCCAGTGGGAGAAGACCGAACCCGCTTACCTC
Above is a genomic segment from Takifugu rubripes chromosome 2, fTakRub1.2, whole genome shotgun sequence containing:
- the znf593 gene encoding zinc finger protein 593 isoform X1, which gives rise to MQTSHVGDDGLAVLNHARIGHSQTAVLAHLQSFFIRPEDCFVKSTMGKSKQTGNHNNGRKKNIAKTWKTKRRTKDLDQIHSDMKPDIAAKLLHQEVDYDVTGCAQHYCLHCARYFVDMKSLKDHFKSKVHKKRLKQLREEPYTQEEAERAAGMGSYIPPKTVEVKTQSVEEDME
- the znf593 gene encoding zinc finger protein 593 isoform X2, with protein sequence MGKSKQTGNHNNGRKKNIAKTWKTKRRTKDLDQIHSDMKPDIAAKLLHQEVDYDVTGCAQHYCLHCARYFVDMKSLKDHFKSKVHKKRLKQLREEPYTQEEAERAAGMGSYIPPKTVEVKTQSVEEDME
- the selenon gene encoding selenoprotein N, with amino-acid sequence MAADVDKNTPENGSKTPPHAGNANPGSRSWICKGLWTLILVTAVPLFAFGVKYYQDAHLLKRHEQSIRTLGAEGHFLFSSLDIDHDLYLSAEEFKPIAEKLTGILPPVEFEEEETDELNGETFTVEAMMQPLILDSMTKSRDGFLGVSHSSLSGLRSWKSPAVPSASFSARQFRVFLPPKNKLEVGNTWWLIPSELNIFTGYLPNNRYHPPSPKGKEVLIHSLLSMFHPRPFIKSRFAPQGTVACIRASNDFYYDIVFRIHAEFQLNEVPNFPFWFTPGQFTGNIVLSKDASHVRQFRLYVPNNRSLNVDMEWLYGASESSNMEVDIGYLPQLELLSLGPSTPTVITDEEGNVIDSKDSGEPIQFVFEDIHWTSEISHQEAAQHLDVTFYPFKKVSYLPFSEAFERAEAENKLVHSILLWGALDDQSCUGSGRTLRETVLESSPVLALLNESFVSSWSLVKELESMQADEQNHVLSEKARLHLEKYSFPVEMMVALPNGTIVHHINANFFLDQTAMKPEEDGTPFSFSGGFEDPSTSTYISFLKEGLERARAYMPQ